From a single Mus caroli chromosome X, CAROLI_EIJ_v1.1, whole genome shotgun sequence genomic region:
- the Pwwp3b gene encoding PWWP domain-containing DNA repair factor 3B, which yields MDGEYVLCNWKDQLWPAKVLDRSESPSDSKRKNSSSLEVEILSLDEKITVESTDAKVLTKSAVEAIMSSLAVQSEVNVAPREETAYERSLKMALEIVKEGTNHSQESMSEEQPTATASENVPEQPPDSPPHKKFRKLESNTPEDSASILLCSESDDSMTDDKLQVHTTGESMPSEMDTKASENLGCCQTDPSLAVEDDKKEEKKKIDISAIMSVNLSLKEESEYIKEEKFVPSSEDLAVPKEESQDILPEAPPAVSSECSAVSENNMEDPGEGPSNQNLVSYANQNQSSVESDVGAETSTAGCSGDFQVSLPARDTVSSDLLLQRLDLEDLEEEARASGKLLSLNPASAAALENDNEDDDEDLPRFILHYETRAFETGMIVWFKYQKYPFWPAVIKSIRRKERKASVLLVEADMSPQKKGVRVSLRRLKKYDCKEKQALVEKAREEYRESIDWCISLICDYRVRLGCGSFTGSFFEYYAADISYPVRKIIKQDTFRNIFPKLYNENVGEQLPMASQAKRVSFQKILPDRMKPARDRANKNLVDFIVNAKGTEDHLLGILKGTKKSKWLKSFLNAKSFTPCIETYFEDEDQLDEVVKYLQEIYKQIDQKMLTLIKDDKIKFVLEVLLPEAIICSISAVDGLDYEAAEAKYLKGPSLGCRERELYDSKILFEKRRRSLPNEGR from the coding sequence ATGGATGGCGAATATGTCCTGTGTAATTGGAAAGACCAATTATGGCCAGCAAAAGTTCTAGATAGGTCTGAAAGTCCATCAGACAGTAAGAGGAAAAATTCATCGTCCCTAGAAGTTGAAATACTTTCACTGGATGAGAAAATTACCGTGGAAAGCACAGACGCAAAAGTCCTAACCAAATCTGCTGTTGAAGCCATTATGTCCTCTCTAGCAGTGCAGTCAGAGGTCAACGTTGCACCTAGAGAGGAGACAGCCTATGAAAGATCACTGAAAATGGCACTGGAAATCGTGAAAGAAGGAACCAATCACAGCCAGGAAAGCATGTCAGAAGAACAACCTACAGCTACAGCGTCTGAAAATGTGCCAGAACAGCCGCCTGATTCACCTCCTCATAAAAAGTTCCGCAAACTTGAAAGCAACACCCCGGAGGACTCCGCTTCCATCCTGCTGTGCTCAGAGAGTGATGATTCCATGACCGATGATAAGTTGCAGGTGCACACAACCGGTGAGAGCATGCCAAGTGAGATGGACACAAAGGCATCAGAAAACTTAGGCTGTTGCCAAACAGATCCTTCATTGGCAGTTGAGGAtgataaaaaggaagaaaagaaaaagattgacATCTCGGCCATCATGTCTGTGAATTTATCACTCAAAGAAGAAAGCGAATATATTAAAGAAGAGAAATTCGTCCCCTCATCAGAAGATCTCGCTGTCCCCAAAGAGGAGTCACAAGACATCCTCCCAGAAGCACCCCCGGCTGTTTCCTCTGAATGTTCTGCTGTCTCAGAGAATAACATGGAAGATCCTGGTGAGGGCCCATCAAATCAGAATCTAGTCTCCTATGCCAACCAAAATCAGTCTTCTGTGGAATCCGATGTAGGTGCTGAGACATCCACTGCAGGGTGCTCAGGGGACTTTCAGGTTTCCCTTCCTGCCCGTGATACAGTCAGCAGTGATCTACTGCTCCAGAGACTGGATTTAGAAGATCTTGAGGAAGAAGCCCGAGCTTCCGGCAAGCTTTTGTCCTTAAATCCTGCCAGTGCCGCTGCGTTGGAAAATGATAATGAAGATGACGATGAGGACCTTCCACGCTTCATCCTCCATTATGAGACACGTGCATTTGAAACCGGAATGATAGTGTGgtttaaatatcaaaaataccCATTTTGGCCAGCAGTGATCAAAAGCATTAGGCGGAAAGAGCGGAAAGCGAGTGTGCTTTTGGTTGAGGCAGACATGAGTCCTCAAAAGAAAGGCGTTAGAGTATCTTTGAGAAGGCTGAAGAAGTACGACTGTAAAGAGAAACAGGCACTAGTGGAGAAAGCCAGGGAGGAGTACCGGGAGAGTATCGATTGGTGCATCTCACTGATTTGTGACTACCGAGTTAGACTAGGTTGTGGCTCTTTTACCGGCTCGTTCTTTGAGTATTATGCTGCTGACATCAGTTATCCAGTCAGGAAAATCATCAAACAAGATACCTTCAGAAATATATTTCCAAAGCTATACAATGAAAACGTCGGGGAGCAGTTGCCTATGGCATCCCAAGCCAAGAGGGTATCTTTCCAGAAAATTCTCCCTGATCGGATGAAGCCTGCTCGGGACCGAGCTAACAAGAACCTGGTAGATTTCATTGTCAATGCAAAAGGAACAGAGGACCACCTCTTGGGCATTTTAAAGGGCACAAAAAAATCCAAGTGGCTGAAATCATTTCTGAATGCAAAGAGTTTCACACCCTGTATCGAAACCTACTTTGAAGATGAAGATCAACTGGACGAGGTAGTGAAATACCTACAAGAAATTTATAAGCAAATTGACCAGAAGATGCTGACTCTAATAAAAGATGACAAAATTAAGTTTGTCTTGGAAGTTCTTCTACCGGAAGCAATTATTTGCTCAATTTCTGCTGTTGATGGATTAGATTATGAGGCAGCTGAGGCAAAGTATCTCAAAGGACCGTCCCTCGGCTGTAGGGAGAGAGAATTATATGATTCCAAAATCCTATTTGAAAAGAGACGGAGGTCATTACCAAACGAAGGCCGTTAA